In Streptomyces sp. NBC_01426, one genomic interval encodes:
- the ygfZ gene encoding CAF17-like 4Fe-4S cluster assembly/insertion protein YgfZ, protein MGSARPGSYAGDMTSSPLLHLPGAVPAEGRDEGVAAHYGELYGEQRALADGRGFVDLSHRGVVTVTGADRLSWLHLLLTQHVTDLPPGQATEALILSANGHIEHALYLVDDGETVWAHVEPDTQEALIAYLESMKFFYRVEVTDRTAEFGVVHLPAGSIAEVAKELAVRETAHGRDVFVPREDLEAFAASHGPAAGLLAYEALRVESHRPRLGLETDHRTIPHELGWIGTAVHLQKGCYRGQETVARVHNLGKPPRRLVFLHLDGSEVLLPAHGTPVRLASDGEEGRQLGFVTTAVRHHELGPIALALVKRNVPPDAALLVGKTAAAQEVVVAP, encoded by the coding sequence GTGGGATCGGCGCGGCCGGGGTCGTACGCTGGTGACATGACCAGCAGCCCCTTGCTCCATCTCCCCGGCGCCGTACCGGCCGAAGGCCGCGACGAGGGCGTCGCCGCCCACTACGGAGAGCTGTACGGCGAACAACGCGCCCTCGCGGACGGCCGGGGGTTCGTCGACCTCTCCCACCGCGGTGTCGTGACCGTCACCGGCGCGGACCGGCTGAGCTGGCTGCACCTGCTGCTCACCCAACACGTGACCGACCTGCCGCCCGGCCAGGCCACCGAGGCGCTGATCCTCTCCGCCAACGGGCACATCGAGCACGCCCTGTACCTCGTCGACGACGGCGAGACGGTCTGGGCGCACGTCGAACCCGACACCCAGGAGGCGCTGATCGCCTACCTGGAGTCCATGAAGTTCTTCTACCGCGTCGAAGTAACCGACCGCACGGCCGAGTTCGGGGTCGTCCACCTGCCGGCCGGCTCGATCGCCGAGGTCGCCAAGGAACTCGCCGTCCGCGAGACCGCGCACGGCCGGGACGTCTTCGTGCCCCGCGAGGACCTGGAGGCGTTCGCCGCCTCGCACGGCCCCGCCGCGGGCCTCCTGGCGTACGAGGCGCTGCGCGTGGAGTCGCACCGGCCGCGCCTGGGCCTGGAGACCGACCACCGCACCATCCCGCACGAGCTGGGCTGGATCGGCACCGCCGTCCACCTCCAGAAGGGCTGCTACCGGGGCCAGGAGACGGTCGCCCGTGTCCACAACCTGGGGAAGCCCCCGCGCCGGCTGGTGTTCCTGCACCTGGACGGCTCCGAGGTGCTGCTCCCGGCGCACGGCACGCCCGTACGGCTGGCATCCGACGGCGAGGAGGGCCGGCAGCTGGGCTTCGTGACCACCGCCGTCCGCCACCACGAGCTGGGGCCGATCGCGTTGGCGCTGGTCAAGCGGAACGTCCCGCCGGACGCGGCGCTGCTCGTCGGGAAGACGGCCGCCGCGCAGGAGGTCGTCGTCGCGCCGTGA
- a CDS encoding Fur family transcriptional regulator, with amino-acid sequence MVSTEGTGTADGGLDWKSDLRQRGYRLTPQRQLVLEAVDALEHATPDEILVEVRRTASGVNISTVYRTLELLEELKLVSHAHLGHGAPTYHLADRHHHIHLVCRDCAEVIEADLDVAAEFTAKLRSTFGFETDMKHFAIFGLCAKDAAKHRAAEA; translated from the coding sequence GTGGTGAGCACCGAGGGCACCGGGACCGCCGACGGCGGACTCGACTGGAAGAGCGACCTGCGGCAGCGCGGATACCGGCTGACCCCGCAGCGCCAACTCGTGCTCGAAGCGGTCGACGCACTGGAGCACGCGACCCCCGACGAGATCCTCGTCGAGGTCCGCAGGACGGCCTCCGGGGTCAACATCTCCACCGTCTACCGCACGCTGGAGCTCCTGGAGGAGCTCAAACTGGTCTCGCACGCCCACCTCGGACACGGCGCCCCCACCTACCACCTCGCCGACCGGCACCACCACATCCACCTGGTGTGCCGCGACTGCGCCGAGGTGATCGAGGCCGATCTGGACGTGGCCGCCGAGTTCACCGCGAAGCTCCGCTCGACCTTCGGCTTCGAGACCGACATGAAGCACTTCGCGATCTTCGGGCTCTGTGCGAAGGACGCCGCCAAGCACCGCGCCGCCGAGGCGTAG
- a CDS encoding FABP family protein: protein MIQIPSDLNPGLVPLAFLLGNWEGAGVFDFPGEEKCNFGQEVVFSHDGRDFLEYTSHTWVLDSEGNKVRPLESESGYWRIDKDRKVEIVMVRDQGVVEVWYGDLADQKPQIDVITDAVARTAASGPYSGGKRLYGYVKSDLMWVGEKSTPDVELRPYMSAQLKKVVTPEEIADMARNLPDMPDDGIAFFR from the coding sequence ATGATCCAGATCCCGTCCGACCTGAACCCGGGCCTCGTCCCGCTCGCCTTCCTCCTCGGCAACTGGGAGGGTGCGGGAGTCTTCGACTTCCCCGGCGAGGAGAAGTGCAACTTCGGCCAGGAAGTCGTCTTCAGCCACGACGGCCGGGACTTCCTGGAGTACACCTCCCACACCTGGGTGCTCGACTCCGAGGGCAACAAGGTGCGGCCGCTCGAATCCGAGTCCGGCTACTGGCGCATCGACAAGGACCGCAAGGTCGAGATCGTCATGGTCCGTGACCAGGGCGTCGTCGAGGTCTGGTACGGCGACCTCGCCGACCAGAAGCCGCAGATCGACGTCATCACCGACGCGGTGGCCCGCACGGCGGCCTCCGGCCCGTACAGCGGCGGCAAGCGGCTGTACGGCTACGTCAAGAGCGACCTGATGTGGGTCGGCGAGAAGTCCACGCCCGACGTCGAGCTGCGCCCGTACATGTCGGCCCAGCTCAAGAAGGTCGTCACCCCGGAGGAGATCGCCGACATGGCGCGCAACCTGCCGGACATGCCGGACGACGGCATCGCGTTCTTCCGCTGA
- a CDS encoding DUF3099 domain-containing protein yields MYARRRRAYFLMMGGCLFLFVSAWSFVRLFSVPAAVAMCVVAMVIPPVAAMMANRRGPDDRWWDDPSGDKKSDEWWDELDGKHRRDE; encoded by the coding sequence ATGTACGCCCGGCGGCGCCGCGCCTACTTCCTCATGATGGGCGGCTGCCTTTTCCTCTTCGTCTCGGCCTGGTCCTTCGTACGGCTCTTCTCCGTGCCGGCCGCCGTGGCCATGTGCGTCGTCGCCATGGTCATTCCGCCGGTCGCCGCGATGATGGCGAACCGGCGCGGCCCGGACGACCGCTGGTGGGACGACCCCTCGGGCGACAAGAAGTCGGACGAGTGGTGGGACGAACTGGACGGGAAGCACCGCCGCGACGAATGA
- a CDS encoding DUF1416 domain-containing protein, with protein sequence MCGAKTGGPDLATLKPGETAIQGQVTKDGEPVVGYVRLLDSTGEFTAEVPTSATGQFRFYAATGSWTLRALVPGGQADRAVVVADAGGVTDVAIAV encoded by the coding sequence ATGTGTGGAGCAAAGACCGGCGGGCCCGACCTCGCCACCCTCAAGCCCGGTGAGACCGCCATCCAGGGCCAGGTGACCAAGGACGGCGAGCCCGTCGTCGGTTACGTGCGGCTGCTGGACTCGACCGGCGAGTTCACCGCGGAGGTCCCGACCTCCGCGACCGGCCAGTTCCGCTTCTACGCCGCCACCGGCTCCTGGACCCTGCGGGCACTCGTCCCGGGCGGCCAGGCGGACCGTGCCGTCGTCGTCGCGGACGCCGGCGGTGTGACGGACGTGGCGATCGCCGTCTGA
- a CDS encoding sulfurtransferase, whose product MSRSDVLVDADWVEAHLNDADVVIVEVDEDTSAYDKNHITNAVRIDWKTDLQDPVRRDFVDQEGFEKLLSAKGISNDDTVVLYGGNNNWFASYAYWYFKLYGHQDVKLLDGGRKKWELDSRDLVDGKDVPNRPATQYKAKAQDKSIRAFRDDVVAAIGSLNLVDVRSPDEFSGKLLAPAHLPQEQSQRPGHVPSARNIPWSKNANDDGTFKSDDELTALYEAEQVDLAKDTIAYCRIGERSALTWFVLHELLGQENVKNYDGSWTEYGSLVGVPIELGAAK is encoded by the coding sequence ATGAGCCGCAGCGACGTCCTCGTAGACGCCGACTGGGTCGAGGCCCACCTGAACGACGCCGACGTCGTCATCGTCGAGGTGGACGAGGACACGTCCGCCTACGACAAGAACCACATCACCAACGCCGTGCGGATCGACTGGAAGACCGACCTCCAGGACCCGGTCCGCCGTGACTTCGTGGACCAGGAGGGCTTCGAGAAGCTCCTCTCCGCCAAGGGCATCTCCAACGACGACACCGTCGTCCTCTACGGCGGCAACAACAACTGGTTCGCGTCCTACGCCTACTGGTACTTCAAGCTCTACGGCCACCAGGACGTCAAGCTCCTCGACGGCGGCCGCAAGAAGTGGGAGCTCGACTCCCGCGACCTGGTCGACGGCAAGGACGTCCCGAACCGCCCGGCCACCCAGTACAAGGCCAAGGCCCAGGACAAGTCCATCCGCGCCTTCCGCGACGACGTCGTCGCCGCGATCGGCTCCCTGAACCTGGTCGACGTCCGCTCGCCCGACGAGTTCTCCGGCAAGCTGCTCGCGCCGGCGCACCTTCCGCAGGAGCAGTCGCAGCGCCCCGGCCACGTGCCGAGCGCCCGCAACATCCCGTGGTCGAAGAACGCCAACGACGACGGCACCTTCAAGTCCGACGACGAGCTGACCGCCCTCTACGAGGCCGAGCAGGTCGATCTGGCGAAGGACACCATCGCCTACTGCCGCATCGGTGAGCGCTCCGCGCTCACGTGGTTCGTGCTGCACGAGCTCCTGGGCCAGGAGAACGTCAAGAACTACGACGGTTCGTGGACCGAGTACGGCTCGCTCGTCGGCGTGCCGATCGAGCTCGGCGCCGCCAAGTAG
- a CDS encoding Ms5788A family Cys-rich leader peptide: MPMKHQQADLTKRRAVDLCRVAAMLCRSM, encoded by the coding sequence ATGCCTATGAAGCATCAGCAGGCGGACCTCACGAAGCGGCGGGCAGTAGACCTGTGTCGCGTCGCCGCCATGCTCTGTCGATCCATGTGA
- a CDS encoding LmeA family phospholipid-binding protein: protein MRFLRAIVIIGVILGALFVGADRWAVDYAENQLADKIQSRQGLAGDVEVDIHGFPFLTQALDHRLERVDLVLTGVDASAEGRKARLTRLEAAFHDVKLNSDYTGGTAGRAEGEALVSYADLTAASETGVTVSYGGQPGKVKVSATVDFLGRKFTRSVISTVTLEDGKDSSGGKIVRVRAEEVPGEGIPGIEKVVRKKTDFDRRLDAGLPAGLQLTTLTSDEAGVHLALTGTNVSLAGS, encoded by the coding sequence GTGCGCTTTCTGCGGGCCATCGTCATCATCGGAGTGATCCTGGGGGCCCTGTTCGTGGGCGCCGACCGCTGGGCGGTCGACTACGCCGAGAACCAGCTGGCCGACAAGATCCAGTCCCGGCAGGGCCTGGCGGGCGATGTGGAGGTCGACATCCACGGCTTCCCGTTCCTGACCCAGGCGTTGGACCACCGACTGGAGCGGGTGGATCTGGTGCTCACGGGCGTGGACGCCTCCGCCGAGGGTCGCAAGGCGCGGCTGACGCGGCTCGAAGCCGCCTTCCACGACGTGAAGTTGAACAGTGACTACACCGGCGGCACGGCCGGCAGGGCCGAGGGCGAGGCCCTGGTCTCGTACGCGGACCTGACCGCGGCCTCGGAGACCGGGGTGACCGTCTCCTACGGCGGGCAGCCGGGCAAGGTGAAGGTCAGCGCGACGGTGGACTTCCTCGGCCGGAAGTTCACCCGCAGCGTGATCTCGACCGTCACGCTGGAGGACGGCAAGGACTCCTCGGGCGGCAAGATCGTCCGGGTGCGCGCCGAGGAGGTCCCGGGCGAGGGGATCCCGGGGATCGAGAAGGTCGTCCGCAAGAAGACCGACTTCGACCGCCGGCTCGACGCCGGTCTGCCGGCCGGACTGCAGCTCACCACCCTGACCTCGGACGAGGCGGGCGTGCACCTGGCGCTGACCGGCACGAACGTGTCGCTGGCCGGATCGTGA
- a CDS encoding MoaD/ThiS family protein, whose product MATGTIRYWAAAKAAAGTAEEPYAARTLGEALDAVRERHPGELTRVLLRCSFLVNEEPVGKRPHDAVLLTEGGTVEVLPPFAGG is encoded by the coding sequence GTGGCAACCGGAACCATCCGCTACTGGGCGGCGGCCAAGGCCGCCGCCGGGACGGCGGAGGAGCCGTACGCGGCGCGGACACTGGGCGAGGCGCTCGACGCCGTGCGCGAACGCCACCCGGGAGAACTGACCCGGGTCCTGCTGCGCTGCTCCTTCCTCGTGAACGAAGAACCTGTGGGCAAGCGCCCGCACGATGCCGTCCTGCTCACGGAAGGCGGCACCGTCGAGGTGCTTCCGCCGTTCGCGGGCGGGTGA
- a CDS encoding winged helix-turn-helix transcriptional regulator, protein MSSLLLLTNALQPSTEVLPALGLLLHNVRVAPAEGPALVDTPGADVILIDGRRDLPQVRSLCQLLRSTGPGCPLVLVVTEGGLAAVTADWGIDDVLLDTAGPAEVEARLRLATGRQQMGSDDSPMEIRNGDLSVDEATYSAKLKGRVLDLTFKEFELLKYLAQHPGRVFTRAQLLQEVWGYDYFGGTRTVDVHVRRLRAKLGPEHESLIGTVRNVGYRFVTPEKVERAAAEAAAQAAAKAAAALPRMEETPVTIESAGRPAQR, encoded by the coding sequence ATGAGCTCTCTCCTGCTGCTGACCAACGCCCTGCAGCCGTCGACCGAGGTGCTGCCCGCCCTCGGCCTGCTGCTGCACAACGTACGGGTGGCGCCTGCCGAGGGACCGGCCCTCGTGGACACCCCCGGAGCCGATGTCATCCTCATCGACGGGCGCCGCGACCTCCCTCAGGTGCGGTCGCTCTGCCAGCTGCTCCGCTCCACCGGCCCCGGCTGCCCGCTCGTCCTCGTCGTCACGGAGGGCGGCCTGGCCGCCGTCACGGCCGACTGGGGCATCGACGACGTCCTCCTCGACACCGCCGGGCCCGCCGAGGTCGAGGCGCGCCTGCGGCTCGCCACCGGCCGGCAGCAGATGGGCTCCGACGACTCCCCGATGGAGATCCGCAACGGCGACCTGTCGGTCGACGAGGCCACCTACTCGGCGAAGCTGAAGGGCCGGGTCCTGGACCTGACCTTCAAGGAGTTCGAGCTGCTCAAGTACCTCGCCCAGCACCCGGGGCGGGTCTTCACCCGCGCCCAGCTGCTCCAGGAGGTCTGGGGCTACGACTACTTCGGCGGCACCCGGACGGTCGACGTCCACGTGCGTCGGCTGCGCGCCAAGCTCGGCCCCGAGCACGAGTCGCTCATCGGGACCGTGCGCAACGTCGGCTACCGCTTCGTCACCCCCGAGAAGGTCGAGCGGGCAGCCGCGGAGGCCGCGGCACAGGCAGCCGCGAAGGCGGCCGCCGCCCTCCCCCGTATGGAGGAAACTCCGGTAACGATCGAGTCGGCGGGACGGCCTGCCCAGAGGTAG
- a CDS encoding LacI family DNA-binding transcriptional regulator: MAKVTRDDVARLAGTSTAVVSYVINNGPRPVAPATRERVLAAIKELGYRPDRVAQAMASRRTDLIGMIVPDARQPFFAEMAHAVEQAAAERGKMVLVGNSDYRDEREVHYLRAFLGMRVSGLILVSQGMSERAASEIEAWDARIVLLHERPEAIDDVAVITDDIGGAQLATRHLLEHGHPYVACIGGVENTPSVGDPVADHVEGWRRAMLEAGRSVEGRLFEAPYNRYDAYTVALEVLSGPDRPPAIFCATDDQAIGVLRAARELRIDVPGELAVAGFDDVKEAALTDPPLTTIASDRTAMARAAVDLVLDDALRVAGSRRERLKQFPSALVIRRSCGCR; encoded by the coding sequence GTGGCCAAGGTGACGCGGGATGACGTGGCGCGACTTGCGGGTACCTCTACCGCCGTCGTGAGCTACGTCATCAACAACGGACCCAGGCCGGTTGCCCCGGCCACGCGCGAGCGTGTACTCGCCGCGATCAAGGAGCTGGGCTACCGGCCCGACCGGGTCGCGCAGGCGATGGCGTCCCGGCGCACCGACCTCATAGGCATGATCGTCCCGGACGCCCGGCAGCCGTTCTTCGCGGAGATGGCGCACGCGGTCGAACAGGCCGCCGCCGAGCGCGGGAAGATGGTCCTGGTCGGCAACTCCGACTACCGCGACGAGCGCGAGGTCCACTACCTGCGGGCCTTCCTCGGCATGCGGGTCTCCGGGCTGATCCTGGTCAGCCAGGGCATGAGCGAGCGCGCCGCCTCCGAGATCGAGGCGTGGGACGCGCGGATCGTGCTGCTGCACGAGCGTCCCGAGGCCATCGACGACGTCGCGGTGATCACCGACGACATCGGCGGCGCGCAGCTCGCCACCCGGCACCTGCTGGAGCACGGGCACCCGTACGTGGCCTGCATCGGCGGCGTCGAGAACACCCCGTCGGTCGGCGACCCCGTCGCGGACCACGTCGAGGGCTGGCGGCGGGCGATGCTGGAGGCCGGGCGCTCGGTGGAGGGCCGGCTCTTCGAGGCCCCGTACAACCGCTACGACGCGTACACCGTCGCCCTGGAGGTCCTGTCGGGGCCGGACCGGCCCCCGGCGATCTTCTGTGCCACCGACGACCAGGCCATCGGCGTGCTGCGGGCGGCGCGGGAGCTGCGCATCGACGTGCCGGGCGAGCTGGCCGTGGCCGGCTTCGACGACGTCAAGGAAGCGGCGCTGACGGACCCGCCGCTGACCACCATCGCCTCCGACCGCACGGCGATGGCCCGCGCGGCGGTGGACCTCGTCCTGGACGACGCCCTGCGGGTGGCGGGTTCGCGCCGGGAGCGGCTCAAGCAGTTCCCGTCGGCGCTGGTGATCCGACGGTCCTGCGGCTGCCGCTGA